Proteins encoded within one genomic window of Carassius gibelio isolate Cgi1373 ecotype wild population from Czech Republic chromosome A4, carGib1.2-hapl.c, whole genome shotgun sequence:
- the LOC127968381 gene encoding uncharacterized protein LOC127968381 → MDIKRNYASAESFYNQNRVASAPAEHGPSSALTQPPSPGLPPTQHQSVQLPCSVKPFNPQPMTPSEYCNQDQPGFLDLDEHQRQTITHNSTPKETFLGLLYNPSIPHPSAEVTIQDDQLGLEPEEYEDPTVRSQNSSYENEQWEPCETCKLEVQALLKENKMMKDVLSSMNLEHLQVLREFIDKMEDYKSRESGVLMPQARPGQQELYPDSGLLLSSTKLAAIHQESKKDCLRLFHLLCDQFFTHEECSNSVAFGKHGKVPEGKTILDKSKVNGILTYVMSCGKCHGWKPVEKSKLKKALINKCRMRST, encoded by the exons ATGGACATAAAAAGAAATTATGCATCTGCTGAATCATTTTATAACCAGAATCGGGTCGCTTCTGCACCAGCTGAACATGGTCCTTCCTCTGCACTAACCCAGCCTCCGTCTCCAGGATTGCCACCAACCCAACATCAATCTGTGCAATTACCATGCTCTGTTAAGCCTTTTAATCCACAGCCCATGACACCATCTGAGTATTGTAATCAAGACCAGCCAGGTTTCTTAGATTTAGATGAACATCAAAGACAAACCATTACACATAATTCAACCCCAAAAGAAACATTTTTGGGGCTTCTGTATAACCCGTCTATACCTCACCCCTCAGCTGAAGTTACAATTCAGGATGACCAGCTTGGGTTAGAGCCTGAGGAGTATGAAGATCCCACAGTCAGATCACAGAATTCTTCCTATGAAAATGAACAATGGGAGCCATGTGAAACATGCAAGCTGGAGGTACAGGCATTACTTAAAGAGAATAAGATGATGAAAGATGTGCTTTCCAGCATGA atcTTGAACACCTACAGGTACTCAGAGAATTTATAGATAAGATGGAAGACTACAAATCACGTGAAAGTGGGGTGCTGATGCCTCAAGCCAGACCTGGCCAacaagaactttacccagacagTGGGCTGCTCTTGTCCTCTACCAAACTAGCAGCTATTCACCAAGAGTCAAAGAAGGACTGTCTTCGTCTTTTCCATCTACTGTGTGATCAGTTCTTCACTCATGAAGAATGTTCAAACTCTGTAGCATTTGGAAAGCATGGCAAAGTCCCAGAGGGCAAGACAATTTTGgataaaagtaaagtaaatggAATACTAA CTTATGTCATGAGCTGCGGCAAATGTCATGGATGGAAACCAGTTGAAAAGTCAAAGCTGAAGAAAGCCCTTATAAACAAGTGTCGCATGAGATCAACTTAG